One genomic segment of Salmo trutta chromosome 8, fSalTru1.1, whole genome shotgun sequence includes these proteins:
- the LOC115198397 gene encoding 39S ribosomal protein L52, mitochondrial — MAAPFRTLCCTALRHSSRCFTTTCGAQAGIKWRTENGLARSGTEYGPLTDFPDWSFADGRSAPPLKGQLRRKQERETLARRIVSLSSEVDKGMEVWREKREEAKRMAERNKSLLLKPKGNLLLKKNK, encoded by the exons ATGGCGGCGCCCTTTAGGACATTGTGTTGTACAG CTTTGAGGCATTCCAGTCGTTGTTTTACTACGACTTGTGGGGCACAGGCTGGAATCAAGTGGAGGACAGA AAATGGTCTTGCCCGCAGTGGAACAGAGTATGGCCCCCTGACAGATTTCCCTGACTGGTCCTTTGCAG ATGGCCGGTCGGCACCCCCACTGAAAGGACAGCTGAGgagaaaacaggagagagagacgttAGCA AGACGTATAGTGAGTCTAAGCTCTGAGGTGGATAAAGGGATGGAAGTGTGGAGGGAGAAACGGGAAGAAGCTAAAAGGATGGCGGAACGCAATAAATCTCTTCTGCTAAAACCCAAAGGGAAccttttattgaagaaaaataaataa